A stretch of the Pseudomonas sp. ACM7 genome encodes the following:
- a CDS encoding polyamine ABC transporter substrate-binding protein yields the protein MIRKTLTLAPLALFATLGHAGETVKIYNWSEYIAPDTTKNFQKETGIAFSYDVFDSNETLDGKLMTGKSGYDVVFPSNHFMARQIQGVALKKLDKSQLPNWKNLNPALLKALQSNDPGNEHGFPYLWGSTGIGYNIAKVKAVLGDNAPVDSWDLIFKPENMQKLQKCGVAILDNGPELLPAALNYLGLPHHSKNPEDYKKADALLMKVRPYVSYFHSSKYTSDLANGDICVAVGFSGDILQAENRAKEAKNGVDIGYSIPKEGAAIWFDMVAMPVDAPDEKAGYAFMNYLLRPDVMASISNYVHYANGNEQADSLIDPAIKNDTKVYPSPEMMGKLFALEAMPLNIDRVRTRVWNKIRTGS from the coding sequence ATGATCCGAAAGACACTGACTCTGGCTCCACTTGCGCTCTTCGCGACTCTCGGCCACGCGGGCGAGACCGTCAAGATCTACAACTGGTCGGAATACATCGCCCCGGACACCACCAAAAACTTCCAGAAAGAAACCGGCATCGCGTTCAGCTACGACGTCTTCGACAGCAATGAAACCCTCGACGGCAAATTGATGACCGGCAAATCCGGCTACGATGTGGTCTTCCCGTCCAACCATTTCATGGCGCGGCAGATTCAAGGCGTGGCGCTGAAGAAACTCGACAAGAGCCAACTGCCGAACTGGAAAAACCTCAACCCGGCGTTGCTCAAGGCCTTGCAGAGCAACGATCCGGGCAACGAACACGGCTTCCCGTATCTCTGGGGCAGCACCGGCATCGGTTACAACATCGCCAAGGTCAAGGCCGTGTTGGGTGATAACGCGCCAGTGGACTCCTGGGACCTGATTTTCAAACCCGAAAACATGCAAAAGCTGCAGAAGTGCGGCGTGGCCATCCTCGACAACGGCCCCGAGCTGTTGCCGGCGGCACTGAACTACCTGGGCCTGCCGCATCACAGCAAGAACCCGGAAGACTACAAAAAGGCTGACGCGCTGCTGATGAAAGTCCGCCCGTATGTCAGCTATTTCCACTCGTCCAAGTACACCAGCGACCTGGCCAACGGTGACATCTGCGTGGCCGTCGGCTTCTCCGGTGACATTCTGCAGGCCGAAAACCGTGCGAAAGAAGCCAAGAACGGCGTCGACATCGGCTATTCGATTCCCAAGGAAGGCGCCGCCATCTGGTTCGACATGGTTGCCATGCCCGTAGACGCCCCGGATGAAAAAGCCGGCTACGCCTTCATGAACTACCTGCTGCGTCCGGACGTCATGGCCAGCATCAGCAACTACGTGCATTACGCCAACGGTAACGAACAGGCCGACAGTTTGATCGACCCGGCGATCAAGAATGACACCAAGGTCTACCCGAGCCCGGAGATGATGGGGAAATTGTTCGCGCTGGAGGCGATGCCGCTGAACATCGACCGGGTTCGTACGCGGGTGTGGAACAAGATTCGGACCGGGAGTTAA
- a CDS encoding cupin domain-containing protein, giving the protein MSITQFKNTATLKLEASNPVAVPLGMPVAVASTTSVERDDGVETGVWECTPGRWRRQIVAQEFCHFIQGRCTFTPDDGETLHIEAGDALMLPANSLGIWDVQETVRKTYVLIF; this is encoded by the coding sequence ATGAGCATCACGCAATTCAAGAACACCGCAACCCTGAAGCTGGAAGCGTCGAATCCAGTCGCCGTACCACTGGGCATGCCCGTGGCGGTGGCCTCGACCACCAGCGTTGAACGCGACGATGGCGTCGAAACCGGCGTCTGGGAATGCACGCCCGGCCGCTGGCGGCGGCAGATCGTCGCCCAGGAGTTCTGTCACTTCATCCAGGGACGCTGCACGTTTACCCCGGATGACGGTGAAACCCTGCACATAGAAGCCGGCGATGCACTGATGTTGCCAGCCAACAGCCTTGGTATCTGGGATGTCCAGGAAACCGTGCGCAAGACCTACGTTTTGATTTTTTGA
- a CDS encoding FAD-binding oxidoreductase — MSAWRTISLWMDQLDEPLLARPALEQDLDVDVAIIGAGYTGLWTAYYLKRQAPDLSITIVEAQTAGFGASGRNGGWLMGNVLGEDRLLADLPPQQRRASFDLLHGIPDEVGIVLEREDIACDYRKGGALYCAARYPEQEASLRHYLDTLYSQGLTESDYRWLSPEQLAQQIRVAKPYGGIYAPHVATIHPAKMVRGLARTVEKMGVRIYENSPVTQWQSGGLHTAKASVRSRWIVPAVEGYSVTLPPLGRYQLPVQSLIVATEPLSAATWDEIGLNRGQAFSESSRQVTYGQRTADNRLVFGARGGYQFAGKLRHDFDLSTSEVELRRYLFGELFPQLKNVRITHAWGGNLGMSRRFKPHMLCDQASGIALSGGYGGEGVGASNLGGRTLADLILQRDTELVRQPWVIQGGLDALRAWEPEPCRWLGYNAIIRSFAHEDQTLANPATAPWRRKLASGIAGFMEGFMQ; from the coding sequence ATGTCGGCGTGGCGCACTATCAGTTTGTGGATGGATCAACTCGACGAGCCATTGTTGGCGCGTCCAGCGCTGGAACAGGATCTGGACGTCGACGTCGCCATCATAGGCGCGGGGTATACCGGGCTCTGGACTGCGTACTACCTCAAACGCCAGGCTCCCGACCTGAGCATCACCATCGTTGAAGCGCAAACCGCCGGTTTTGGCGCCTCGGGGCGTAACGGCGGCTGGCTGATGGGCAATGTGCTGGGTGAAGACCGCTTGCTCGCCGACTTGCCGCCTCAACAGCGCCGGGCTTCTTTCGATTTGCTGCACGGCATTCCGGATGAAGTCGGGATTGTCCTCGAGCGTGAAGACATCGCCTGCGATTACCGCAAAGGCGGGGCGCTGTATTGCGCAGCACGCTATCCAGAGCAGGAAGCCAGCCTTCGGCATTATCTCGACACCCTCTACAGCCAAGGATTGACCGAAAGCGATTACCGCTGGCTCAGCCCCGAGCAGTTGGCGCAACAGATCAGAGTCGCCAAACCTTATGGCGGTATCTATGCACCGCACGTCGCGACCATTCACCCGGCAAAGATGGTGCGAGGTCTGGCTCGGACGGTGGAGAAAATGGGCGTCAGGATTTACGAGAACAGCCCGGTCACCCAATGGCAATCGGGTGGCCTGCACACGGCGAAAGCCTCAGTTCGCAGCCGTTGGATCGTGCCGGCGGTCGAAGGTTACTCGGTCACCTTGCCACCGTTGGGGCGTTATCAGCTTCCGGTGCAGAGCTTGATAGTGGCCACCGAGCCGCTATCCGCTGCCACGTGGGATGAAATCGGCCTGAATCGCGGCCAGGCCTTCAGCGAAAGCAGTCGCCAAGTCACTTACGGTCAGCGCACGGCTGATAACCGGTTGGTGTTCGGTGCCCGGGGCGGTTATCAGTTCGCTGGCAAGTTACGCCACGACTTCGACCTGAGCACCAGCGAAGTGGAGCTGCGGCGTTATCTGTTTGGCGAACTCTTCCCGCAGCTCAAGAACGTGCGGATTACCCATGCCTGGGGCGGCAATCTGGGGATGTCCCGGCGTTTCAAGCCGCACATGCTGTGCGATCAGGCCAGCGGCATCGCCTTGTCGGGTGGCTATGGCGGGGAGGGCGTCGGTGCCAGCAACCTGGGTGGCCGGACCCTGGCCGACCTGATTCTGCAGCGCGACACCGAGCTGGTTCGCCAGCCGTGGGTCATCCAGGGAGGGCTCGATGCGCTCAGGGCCTGGGAGCCGGAGCCCTGCCGCTGGCTTGGTTACAACGCGATCATCCGCAGCTTCGCCCATGAAGACCAGACCCTGGCCAACCCGGCCACCGCACCATGGCGTCGCAAACTGGCGAGCGGTATTGCCGGCTTCATGGAAGGTTTCATGCAGTAA
- a CDS encoding AraC family transcriptional regulator, translating into MHADDDGPLQTQATGDTVMRYHLRWKHRDLGGVMALYHPEIQYSDFFQNRVMGLSELREYVRSSMPRDPDEALEHSDRIRLDGNTAFIQYRITLRGGEGLVSFRASEAITVRDGLIWQVNEYASLVHEQPVSKAASSQRPAVSRLGLSARQLSFMAEDLQQYFQRQQPYLDAELDLQRVAKECGYSRNQISYLLNQVLGQSFYRYVNQARLQHLLAALDNATPPLRIDELAFAAGFNSLSAFYSCFRQHTGQSPKAYVKQISLRARAQDSL; encoded by the coding sequence ATGCACGCCGATGATGATGGTCCGCTGCAAACCCAGGCCACGGGCGACACGGTGATGCGTTATCACTTGCGCTGGAAACACCGGGACCTGGGCGGGGTGATGGCGCTCTATCACCCAGAGATTCAGTACAGCGATTTCTTCCAGAACCGTGTGATGGGGCTGTCGGAATTACGTGAATACGTGCGCAGCAGCATGCCCCGCGATCCCGATGAAGCCCTGGAGCACTCGGACCGTATTCGTCTGGACGGCAACACGGCGTTCATTCAGTACCGTATAACCCTTCGCGGCGGTGAAGGCCTGGTGTCGTTCCGGGCCAGCGAGGCGATTACCGTACGTGACGGACTGATCTGGCAGGTCAACGAATACGCCTCGCTGGTCCATGAACAGCCCGTCAGCAAAGCCGCCAGCAGCCAACGCCCGGCGGTTAGTCGACTCGGGCTGTCTGCACGCCAGCTGAGTTTCATGGCTGAAGATTTGCAGCAGTATTTTCAGCGCCAACAACCTTACCTCGATGCCGAACTCGACCTGCAACGGGTGGCGAAGGAGTGCGGGTATAGCCGCAATCAGATTTCCTACCTGCTGAATCAGGTGCTTGGCCAGAGCTTCTATCGATACGTCAACCAGGCGCGCCTGCAGCATTTGCTCGCGGCGCTGGATAACGCCACGCCGCCACTGCGTATCGACGAACTGGCGTTTGCCGCCGGGTTCAATTCGCTGTCGGCGTTTTATAGCTGCTTCCGTCAGCACACCGGCCAGTCGCCCAAGGCCTACGTAAAACAAATTTCTTTGCGTGCACGCGCGCAAGACAGCCTCTAA
- a CDS encoding DUF1652 domain-containing protein, whose product MNKGFSKVTFPNACQLMRWHFHPMGFEASMDAPGSMIARLFDRASGETMIAIAGIPCATVMNAADVERIIEAVEDELEAFIPPTALRSYA is encoded by the coding sequence ATGAATAAAGGGTTCAGTAAAGTCACCTTTCCAAACGCCTGCCAGCTGATGCGCTGGCATTTTCATCCCATGGGTTTCGAGGCGAGCATGGATGCGCCGGGCAGTATGATTGCCCGTCTATTTGACCGTGCCAGTGGCGAGACCATGATCGCCATCGCCGGCATTCCTTGCGCGACGGTAATGAATGCTGCGGATGTAGAACGAATAATCGAAGCGGTGGAAGACGAGCTTGAGGCTTTCATTCCACCCACCGCCCTCAGGAGCTACGCCTGA
- a CDS encoding UvrD-helicase domain-containing protein → MPQHTPDLPPELRPLTEMPLLKRLAARFFGHGLTRLRAQHRASWLHGQADGFRSGHSAGVDYGYKEGKLEGLEEGRQVLLIRDSRSTEHRPPNVDENLFDDWRLPLSAELKKRMKTDVARLLPPHAQPSAAQWKMIFSDTPSTSVIAGAGAGKSTTLVLRILLLTHYLGFELSSMTVVTFTRESRKDFINKLIELFALWGRSLSFKEARDLVRTFHSRILPMVRSLPGFERLQAFENLSHRPQNGDEEVDSNPFDLRINDAQRQQLNACYHSLHTRNERFRELIKPLSRHALQLKELERDHPDVQKRMAVTELAAKRDEELCDAIEDLWFRAGAWPIKGIEPKRQTFDINGSPFHCHGYIPSLDAWVVLGFDPRENPQVSRPNAKLSVRAEWAVKRTLFQAFCRKPLIWLDSYESSKRVLASLGGDASAGPGFDYKVKGELSSAPLLDCFVAAAGFIENLGLDVPNAVGQMSFAKDDPDRFFFEALSLYWRALEDHLLDQKPPVMTYNRMFALFSEHSPENLKLLTDELLRPMSHLMIDEFQDVSPQIVSWIRASLTEIRSRGPAMHVGRGAQRSSLLCVGDDWQSIYGWRGSSPTYFMEFNKEFPSPSTTKVMLSDNYRSHQHIIDAAEHIVRAAPAIAGKKAKASGEPKALLPVNVLDRDDQGMAKRLMEHYRKGDSILMLYRKSSDKSLIEEHIQSVVNVDSSLPYEARRLKQLTYHSAKGLQADAVFLLGDCQHLTSSPYKNQVYRMAGLGKAGDSEAYDSAQKDEILRLAYVGITRAVSHCYWYVDGQDTQAANMPKASDRIGKGKVFFADHRLGKTSA, encoded by the coding sequence GTGCCGCAACACACTCCCGATCTTCCTCCTGAACTTCGTCCCCTGACCGAGATGCCGCTGCTCAAGCGTCTGGCCGCCCGGTTCTTTGGTCACGGCCTGACGCGTCTGCGCGCACAACACCGGGCATCCTGGCTGCACGGCCAGGCTGACGGCTTTCGCAGTGGGCACAGTGCCGGGGTGGATTACGGCTATAAGGAAGGCAAACTTGAAGGGTTGGAAGAAGGCCGGCAGGTATTGCTGATCCGCGACTCACGCTCGACCGAACACCGGCCGCCCAACGTTGACGAGAATCTGTTCGACGATTGGCGTCTGCCGTTGAGCGCCGAGTTGAAGAAGCGTATGAAGACGGATGTCGCTCGCTTGCTGCCACCGCATGCCCAGCCCAGCGCCGCGCAGTGGAAAATGATCTTCAGCGACACGCCCTCGACCTCGGTGATTGCCGGCGCGGGTGCGGGCAAGTCGACCACGTTGGTGTTGCGAATTTTGCTGCTGACCCATTATCTGGGGTTCGAGCTGAGTTCGATGACGGTGGTGACCTTTACCCGTGAATCGCGCAAAGACTTCATCAACAAACTGATCGAGCTGTTTGCACTCTGGGGCCGGTCGCTCAGTTTCAAAGAGGCGCGTGATCTGGTGCGCACCTTCCATTCGCGAATCCTGCCGATGGTTCGAAGCTTGCCGGGGTTCGAGCGGCTGCAAGCCTTCGAAAACCTCAGTCACCGTCCGCAAAACGGCGATGAGGAGGTCGACAGTAATCCTTTCGACCTGCGCATCAACGACGCCCAGCGCCAGCAACTCAACGCTTGCTATCACAGCCTGCACACTCGCAATGAGCGCTTTCGCGAATTGATCAAGCCCTTGTCCCGTCACGCGCTGCAACTCAAGGAGCTGGAACGCGATCACCCGGACGTGCAAAAGCGCATGGCTGTGACCGAACTGGCCGCCAAACGCGACGAAGAGCTCTGCGACGCTATCGAAGATTTGTGGTTTCGTGCGGGCGCCTGGCCAATCAAAGGCATCGAGCCGAAGCGCCAGACGTTCGATATCAACGGCTCGCCATTTCATTGTCATGGCTATATTCCTAGCCTGGACGCTTGGGTGGTGCTGGGGTTCGATCCTCGGGAAAACCCGCAGGTCAGCCGCCCCAATGCCAAATTGAGCGTGCGGGCGGAATGGGCGGTCAAGCGCACCCTGTTTCAAGCTTTCTGTCGTAAGCCATTGATATGGCTGGATAGTTACGAGTCATCAAAGCGAGTATTGGCGTCCCTTGGAGGCGATGCCAGTGCCGGGCCGGGCTTCGATTACAAGGTCAAGGGCGAACTCAGCTCTGCGCCGTTACTGGACTGTTTTGTCGCTGCCGCCGGATTTATCGAGAACCTCGGCCTGGATGTACCCAATGCCGTGGGCCAGATGAGTTTTGCCAAGGACGACCCCGACCGGTTTTTCTTCGAGGCCTTGAGCCTGTACTGGCGAGCGCTGGAAGATCATCTGCTTGATCAGAAACCACCGGTTATGACCTACAACCGGATGTTCGCCTTGTTCAGCGAACATTCGCCGGAAAACCTGAAGCTGCTGACCGATGAGCTGCTCAGGCCGATGTCGCACTTGATGATCGACGAATTTCAGGACGTATCGCCGCAGATCGTTTCCTGGATTCGCGCGAGCCTGACGGAAATCCGCAGTCGCGGCCCGGCCATGCACGTGGGGCGCGGCGCACAACGTTCGTCGTTGCTCTGTGTCGGCGATGACTGGCAGTCCATCTATGGCTGGCGGGGCAGTTCGCCGACGTATTTCATGGAATTCAACAAGGAATTCCCTTCGCCGAGCACGACCAAGGTCATGCTCAGCGACAACTACCGCAGCCATCAGCACATCATCGATGCCGCCGAACACATCGTTCGTGCGGCGCCGGCGATCGCTGGCAAGAAGGCCAAGGCCAGTGGCGAGCCGAAGGCATTGCTGCCGGTTAACGTTCTCGATCGTGACGATCAAGGCATGGCCAAACGCCTGATGGAGCACTACAGAAAGGGCGATTCGATCTTGATGCTTTATCGAAAAAGTAGCGATAAGTCATTGATAGAAGAGCATATTCAGTCTGTAGTTAATGTAGATTCTAGCTTGCCGTACGAAGCACGACGGCTGAAGCAGCTGACGTATCACAGCGCCAAGGGACTTCAGGCTGACGCCGTGTTCCTGTTGGGTGATTGCCAGCACCTGACCAGTTCGCCGTACAAGAACCAGGTCTATCGCATGGCGGGTCTGGGCAAGGCTGGCGACAGCGAAGCATACGACAGCGCACAGAAAGACGAGATCCTGCGACTGGCTTACGTCGGCATCACTCGGGCGGTGAGTCATTGCTATTGGTATGTCGATGGGCAAGACACCCAGGCAGCCAACATGCCTAAAGCTTCCGATCGGATCGGCAAAGGCAAAGTGTTCTTTGCCGATCACCGACTGGGCAAGACATCGGCGTGA
- a CDS encoding pirin family protein: MLELRPFKSLGGAHHGWLDAHHHFSFAEYHDPKRMNWGNLRVWNDDVIASGTGFPKHPHRDMEIITYVREGAITHEDNLGNKGRTEAGDVQVMSAGTGIAHSEYNLEATETKIFQIWIIPNETGLAPSWGAKPFPKGQREGFVTLASGKAGDDQSLRIRADARLVAANLKAGESAEYRLDNGRRAYLVPATGVIGVNGLRAQARDGIAVADEQVLRVTAIEDSEIVLVDLA, translated from the coding sequence ATGCTTGAACTCAGACCCTTCAAATCCCTGGGCGGCGCCCACCATGGCTGGTTGGATGCCCATCACCACTTTTCGTTCGCCGAATACCATGACCCAAAACGCATGAACTGGGGCAACCTGCGGGTGTGGAACGACGACGTGATTGCCTCTGGCACCGGTTTCCCGAAACATCCGCACCGGGACATGGAAATCATCACTTATGTCCGTGAAGGCGCAATCACTCACGAAGATAACCTGGGCAACAAGGGTCGCACCGAAGCGGGCGACGTTCAGGTCATGAGCGCCGGTACCGGGATCGCCCACAGTGAATACAACCTGGAAGCGACAGAGACCAAGATCTTCCAGATCTGGATCATCCCGAACGAAACCGGTTTGGCACCGTCCTGGGGCGCCAAACCCTTCCCCAAAGGCCAGCGCGAAGGTTTCGTGACACTGGCAAGCGGCAAGGCCGGCGACGATCAAAGCCTGCGGATTCGAGCCGATGCCCGATTAGTGGCCGCGAACCTGAAGGCCGGTGAATCCGCCGAATATCGCCTGGACAATGGCCGTCGTGCCTATCTGGTTCCGGCTACCGGTGTCATTGGAGTCAATGGCTTGCGTGCACAAGCTCGAGACGGTATTGCGGTTGCCGATGAGCAGGTGTTGCGGGTGACCGCCATCGAAGACAGTGAAATCGTCCTGGTGGACCTGGCTTGA
- the pgm gene encoding phosphoglucomutase (alpha-D-glucose-1,6-bisphosphate-dependent) — protein MTLSPFAGKPAPVELLVDIPRLVTAYYTGQPDAAISTQRVAFGTSGHRGSSFDLSFNEWHVLAISQAICLYREAQGIDGPLFVGIDTHALSTPAGASALEVLAANGVTVMIAEGDEYTPTPAISHAILCYNRGRTSGLADGIVITPSHNPPQSGGYKYNPTNGGPADTHITKWIEAKANELLSNKLAGVKRISYEQALKASTTHRHDYLNTYVADLINVIDFDVIRDAKLRLGVDPLGGAGVRYWSAIAEHYRLDLEVVNKQVDPTFRFMTVDWDGQIRMDPSSTHAMQGLIGLKERFDVAFACDPDHDRHGIVTPSGGLLAPNNYLAVSIDYLFQNRPQWRADAAVGKTVVSSGLIDRVAKRLGRRLYEVPVGFKWFADGLFDGSLGFGGEESAGASFLRKDGSVWCTDKDGLIPALLAAEMTARTGRDPSQAYRALTDELGEPFSVRVDAKANPEQKALLSKLSPDQVTSTQLAGEAIQSILSHAPGNDQAIGGLKVMTENGWFAARPSGTEDIYKIYAESFVSDDHLKQLVAEAQTLVDGAISAK, from the coding sequence ATGACACTCAGTCCTTTTGCGGGCAAACCGGCACCGGTAGAACTGTTGGTCGACATCCCGCGACTGGTGACGGCCTATTACACCGGCCAGCCCGATGCCGCCATCTCGACCCAGCGCGTAGCTTTTGGCACGTCCGGGCACCGAGGCAGCTCGTTCGACTTGAGTTTCAACGAATGGCACGTTCTGGCGATCAGCCAGGCAATCTGCCTGTACCGCGAAGCCCAAGGTATCGATGGCCCGCTGTTCGTCGGCATCGACACCCATGCGCTGTCCACCCCGGCCGGCGCCAGCGCCCTTGAAGTGCTGGCCGCCAACGGTGTGACAGTGATGATCGCCGAAGGTGACGAATACACCCCGACACCGGCCATTTCCCACGCCATTCTCTGCTATAACCGCGGACGCACATCGGGCCTGGCGGACGGCATTGTCATCACGCCGTCCCACAACCCGCCACAAAGCGGTGGCTACAAATACAACCCTACCAACGGTGGCCCGGCCGATACCCACATCACCAAGTGGATCGAAGCCAAGGCCAACGAACTGCTGAGCAACAAGCTCGCCGGCGTCAAACGCATCAGCTACGAGCAGGCGCTGAAGGCCAGCACGACCCATCGTCACGATTACCTCAATACCTACGTCGCCGACCTGATCAACGTGATCGACTTCGATGTCATCCGTGATGCCAAGCTGCGTCTGGGTGTCGATCCGCTGGGCGGAGCCGGGGTGCGCTACTGGTCGGCGATTGCCGAGCATTACCGTCTGGATCTGGAAGTGGTCAACAAACAGGTCGATCCGACCTTCCGCTTCATGACCGTCGACTGGGATGGTCAGATCCGCATGGACCCATCGTCCACTCACGCCATGCAGGGCCTTATCGGTCTGAAAGAGCGTTTCGACGTAGCATTCGCGTGCGACCCGGACCACGATCGCCATGGCATCGTGACCCCGTCCGGTGGTTTGCTCGCGCCGAACAACTACCTCGCCGTATCGATCGATTACCTGTTCCAGAACCGCCCGCAATGGCGCGCCGATGCGGCCGTGGGTAAAACCGTGGTCAGCAGCGGCTTGATCGATCGCGTGGCAAAACGTCTGGGTCGTCGCCTGTACGAAGTGCCGGTCGGCTTCAAGTGGTTTGCTGACGGCCTGTTCGACGGCTCTCTGGGCTTTGGCGGCGAAGAAAGCGCCGGTGCTTCGTTCCTGCGCAAGGATGGTAGCGTCTGGTGCACCGACAAGGACGGCTTGATCCCGGCACTGCTGGCCGCAGAAATGACCGCCCGCACCGGCCGCGACCCAAGTCAGGCCTATCGCGCCTTGACCGATGAACTGGGCGAACCGTTTTCGGTGCGCGTCGATGCCAAGGCCAATCCTGAGCAGAAGGCACTGCTGAGCAAATTGTCGCCGGATCAGGTCACTTCGACCCAACTGGCGGGCGAAGCGATCCAGAGCATCCTCAGCCATGCACCGGGTAACGACCAAGCGATCGGTGGTCTGAAAGTCATGACCGAGAACGGCTGGTTCGCGGCGCGTCCGTCGGGCACTGAAGACATCTACAAGATTTACGCTGAAAGCTTCGTCAGTGACGACCACCTCAAGCAATTGGTGGCAGAAGCGCAAACACTGGTGGACGGCGCGATCTCTGCGAAGTAA
- a CDS encoding PLP-dependent aminotransferase family protein yields MKGPRETDFAYQVVYRYLTNLINEPVSDTRVRLPSLRQLAERLSVSISTIQYAYSLLEKEGRVYSVAKSGYYALPVSSISMLSSGNDLLETVYVNARRPGMLVLSADEPALLQPLDSPLLLLERELLRQYPRQPQPTSQPCGELELRIALAARYTTSPLRCWHADDVYIGADLRGVLEILIAVLNLKDATVLVESPCDWAILRLLQAAQVRVIELAVQSSGGLDVEWLKELLETEPVRLVMVSSGLNMPRGSLAPDDNRQAVAQLLERHGSWVLENDCYGELGFEPDGQRFRDLLDPDRLIVFSTFEKIIGPEAPYGYLLSRHFSAELQRYFLLRSFRLSPIRQKAIARLYGNGRVDQHLQVLRRMLKDRKVQMTQLLQERLGDALHFVEPQGGATIWVRSLRQVDVRRVFQRLLKHQVVIAPGELFSLQGLHAQHLRLSHTFGGDHDLAAAVGLLGDALRMESID; encoded by the coding sequence ATGAAAGGGCCACGAGAAACTGACTTCGCGTATCAGGTGGTGTACCGATATCTGACTAACCTGATCAACGAACCGGTCAGTGACACGCGAGTCCGTCTGCCTTCGTTGCGACAGTTGGCGGAGCGTCTGAGCGTGTCGATCTCGACCATTCAGTACGCTTATTCGCTGCTGGAGAAGGAAGGGCGCGTTTATTCGGTGGCCAAGTCTGGCTATTACGCGTTACCGGTGTCCTCCATCAGCATGCTCAGCAGTGGCAACGACCTGCTCGAAACCGTTTATGTCAACGCCAGACGTCCAGGAATGCTGGTCTTGAGCGCCGATGAACCGGCGTTGTTGCAACCCCTCGACAGTCCGTTGTTACTGCTGGAGCGAGAACTGCTGCGCCAGTATCCGCGTCAGCCGCAACCGACATCGCAACCTTGCGGCGAGCTGGAGTTGCGCATTGCCTTGGCAGCGCGCTACACCACCTCGCCGCTGCGCTGCTGGCACGCCGACGATGTCTATATTGGCGCCGACCTGCGTGGCGTGCTGGAAATACTGATCGCTGTGTTGAATCTCAAGGACGCCACGGTGTTGGTCGAGTCGCCGTGCGACTGGGCGATTCTGCGGTTGCTGCAGGCTGCGCAGGTGCGAGTGATCGAGCTGGCGGTGCAATCCAGCGGTGGCCTGGACGTCGAATGGCTCAAGGAGTTGCTGGAGACCGAGCCGGTGCGGCTGGTGATGGTTTCATCCGGGCTGAACATGCCGCGAGGCAGCCTGGCACCCGACGACAACCGACAAGCCGTCGCGCAGTTGTTGGAGCGGCATGGCAGCTGGGTGTTGGAAAACGACTGCTACGGCGAACTCGGATTCGAACCGGACGGCCAGCGGTTTCGCGACTTGCTGGACCCCGATCGGCTGATCGTGTTTTCCACCTTCGAGAAAATCATCGGACCGGAGGCGCCATACGGCTATCTGCTGTCGCGGCATTTCAGTGCTGAACTGCAACGGTACTTTCTACTGCGGTCGTTCCGCTTGTCACCGATTCGCCAGAAAGCCATCGCTCGCTTGTACGGCAACGGCCGTGTCGATCAGCACCTTCAGGTATTACGGCGGATGCTCAAGGACCGCAAGGTGCAGATGACGCAGTTGTTGCAGGAGCGTCTGGGCGATGCCTTGCACTTTGTCGAACCCCAGGGTGGTGCAACCATCTGGGTTCGTTCGCTGCGCCAGGTCGATGTACGTCGCGTGTTTCAGCGCCTGCTCAAGCATCAGGTGGTGATCGCGCCGGGAGAGCTGTTCAGTCTCCAGGGCTTGCATGCGCAACACTTGCGCCTGAGTCACACCTTCGGTGGTGATCACGACCTTGCCGCGGCAGTGGGCTTGTTAGGGGACGCCTTGCGTATGGAATCGATCGATTGA